From the Bremerella alba genome, one window contains:
- a CDS encoding Eco57I restriction-modification methylase domain-containing protein: MLFAQFLAENHLLMHPDGVAVSLEECEELAASEGATNGFVLAARYASTMLPQVFRTDDVLLEIEFAPEHRLALEKLLASLPSETFLADDSLGWVYQFWQTKRKKKVNDSGEKIDGDTLPAVTQLFTEDYMVQFLLQNTIGAWWCAKEGITGPPGGAGIPPEQCPVEMPYLRWREDGSPAAGSFDGWPKTLAEFTMLDPCCGSGHFIVNGFNLLVPLRMHDEGLSASEACDAVLRDNLFGLELDPRCTQIAAFALALAAWRIRDESGEQLGYRVLPQPHIACSGQGVAGRKEEWLSLANGDSRLRNGMDKLYDLFQKAPHLGSLIDPRREAGDLFAAGFSELRPLLQAALSTERVGNDADKDAIGVAAMGIAASAHILSSTFNLIATNVPYLGFRDQAEVLRNRLESHHHDALADLATAFVERSLRLASKGGATALVTPQNWLFLKLYRDLRKKLLRDTSWRLVARLGPRAFDTISGEIVNVALVVLSLDPPTQSLDFVGIDVSHERTATLKSQSLQNTGAVSTPQLSLTKKADARVVLGETSHNESLGKYAHAYKGLGTGDDPRYRRNFWEMDHIPQGWVRLQSSVDSTMDFGGCEGVVWLDAMTNPIQPGVYLRGEETWGRRGVLVRLVGNLPCCLSVGEAFDQNVAVVMPNDPSILPAIWEFCKSQEFAPTVRSIDQALKVTNGTLDQVPFCMDDWIEAANENAVPEPHSSNPTQWLYDEVLPNSDCSLQVAVCTAVGYRWPCRQVAIDEQHGILCVPAVRGKKTAKDVVEMTIKSAFGDDWNTHTVGAMLASSGFGSNLSLSDWLQTRFFEDHIRVFENRPFVWHIWDGRKDGFSCLVNYHKLNYKMLENLTYSYLGDWLKAQEGDAKSGKAGSDLRLAAAKELQAKLKLILDGEPPYDIFVRWKPLHEQAIGWNPDFNDGVRVNIRPFVEAGILRKTPNIKWTKDRGKEPERTKDEFPWFWDGNTPKGERVNDVHLTNAEKQAAREAKGVA, from the coding sequence ATGCTCTTCGCTCAGTTCCTGGCCGAGAACCATCTGCTCATGCACCCGGATGGCGTGGCGGTCAGCTTGGAGGAGTGCGAAGAACTGGCGGCTTCAGAAGGGGCGACGAACGGCTTTGTGTTGGCGGCTCGGTACGCCAGCACCATGCTACCCCAGGTCTTCCGAACTGACGATGTTCTTCTGGAAATCGAATTCGCCCCTGAACATCGTTTGGCACTGGAGAAACTTCTTGCGAGCCTGCCGAGTGAGACCTTTCTCGCGGACGATAGCCTGGGGTGGGTTTACCAGTTCTGGCAGACCAAACGGAAAAAAAAGGTCAACGACAGCGGAGAGAAGATTGACGGTGACACGCTCCCCGCAGTGACGCAGCTTTTCACAGAAGATTACATGGTGCAGTTCCTTTTGCAAAACACCATCGGTGCATGGTGGTGTGCAAAGGAAGGAATTACAGGGCCTCCGGGTGGAGCAGGCATTCCCCCAGAACAATGTCCGGTTGAAATGCCGTATCTTCGTTGGCGAGAGGATGGATCACCCGCCGCAGGATCATTTGATGGCTGGCCCAAGACTTTGGCCGAGTTCACGATGCTTGATCCGTGTTGCGGAAGCGGACATTTTATTGTGAATGGATTCAATCTCCTCGTTCCATTGAGGATGCACGATGAGGGGCTTTCCGCCAGCGAAGCCTGCGATGCCGTACTACGCGACAATCTGTTCGGCTTGGAGCTTGATCCTCGCTGCACTCAGATTGCAGCGTTTGCACTTGCCTTAGCGGCATGGCGAATCAGGGACGAAAGCGGAGAGCAGCTAGGCTATCGCGTCCTCCCTCAACCACACATAGCATGTTCTGGCCAAGGAGTTGCGGGTAGAAAAGAGGAGTGGTTGTCTCTTGCTAATGGTGACTCGCGGCTTCGCAATGGCATGGACAAACTGTATGACTTGTTTCAAAAAGCACCACACTTGGGTTCACTAATCGACCCGCGTCGGGAAGCTGGTGATTTGTTCGCAGCAGGGTTCTCTGAATTGAGACCATTGCTGCAAGCTGCGTTGTCTACTGAACGAGTGGGGAACGACGCCGACAAAGATGCAATCGGAGTTGCAGCGATGGGCATCGCTGCCTCCGCACATATCCTCAGTAGCACGTTCAACTTGATTGCAACGAATGTCCCTTATCTCGGTTTTCGGGATCAAGCCGAGGTATTGCGAAATCGTCTGGAGTCTCACCATCACGATGCACTCGCCGATCTTGCGACCGCATTTGTTGAGCGATCCCTTCGCTTAGCATCTAAAGGTGGTGCAACAGCACTAGTCACTCCACAAAACTGGCTATTTCTCAAGCTCTATCGAGACCTTCGCAAAAAGCTGCTTCGAGATACATCGTGGCGACTGGTGGCCAGACTTGGGCCACGGGCATTCGACACGATCTCAGGTGAGATAGTTAATGTGGCCTTAGTAGTCCTTTCGCTTGATCCTCCGACTCAATCGCTTGATTTCGTTGGCATTGATGTGTCGCATGAGCGAACTGCAACGCTTAAAAGTCAGTCACTTCAGAACACAGGTGCCGTGTCCACTCCGCAATTGTCGTTGACAAAGAAAGCCGACGCCCGCGTCGTACTAGGCGAAACATCACACAATGAATCTCTTGGTAAGTATGCACATGCTTACAAAGGTCTCGGCACAGGTGACGACCCACGCTATCGTCGAAACTTTTGGGAAATGGACCATATCCCTCAAGGATGGGTTCGATTGCAGAGCAGTGTTGATTCCACGATGGATTTCGGAGGATGTGAAGGAGTGGTGTGGCTCGATGCGATGACGAATCCCATCCAACCTGGCGTGTATTTGCGTGGTGAAGAAACATGGGGTAGGCGTGGAGTTCTGGTGAGACTCGTTGGGAATCTTCCGTGCTGCTTATCTGTCGGGGAAGCGTTCGACCAGAATGTTGCCGTCGTAATGCCTAACGATCCTAGCATCTTGCCTGCTATATGGGAGTTCTGCAAATCGCAAGAATTTGCACCGACTGTTCGTTCAATTGACCAAGCTCTGAAAGTCACGAATGGCACTTTGGACCAAGTTCCCTTTTGCATGGATGATTGGATTGAGGCCGCAAATGAAAATGCAGTTCCCGAACCTCACTCATCCAATCCTACACAATGGCTCTACGACGAAGTGCTGCCTAACAGTGATTGTTCGCTTCAAGTTGCAGTATGCACGGCGGTTGGTTATCGGTGGCCGTGTCGGCAAGTAGCAATTGATGAGCAGCATGGGATTCTTTGTGTTCCAGCCGTAAGAGGGAAGAAGACCGCGAAGGATGTTGTAGAAATGACTATTAAGTCGGCCTTCGGAGACGATTGGAATACACATACAGTTGGGGCGATGTTGGCCTCATCTGGATTTGGTAGCAACTTGTCTTTATCGGATTGGCTGCAAACCCGCTTCTTTGAAGATCATATCCGAGTGTTTGAGAATCGTCCTTTTGTTTGGCACATTTGGGATGGTCGCAAAGACGGCTTCTCTTGCTTGGTGAACTACCACAAACTCAATTACAAGATGTTGGAAAACTTGACATACTCCTACCTCGGAGACTGGCTGAAAGCTCAAGAGGGCGATGCAAAATCCGGTAAGGCAGGATCGGACCTTCGGCTGGCCGCTGCCAAAGAGCTTCAGGCGAAACTCAAGCTAATCCTAGATGGCGAGCCTCCATATGACATTTTCGTTCGATGGAAGCCATTACATGAACAAGCAATTGGTTGGAATCCTGACTTCAACGATGGTGTTAGAGTAAACATTCGGCCTTTTGTAGAAGCGGGCATATTACGAAAAACGCCGAACATCAAGTGGACTAAGGATCGCGGAAAGGAGCCGGAACGCACCAAAGACGAATTTCCTTGGTTTTGGGATGGCAACACACCAAAAGGTGAGCGTGTCAATGACGTTCATTTGACCAACGCGGAGAAACAAGCTGCTCGTGAAGCGAAGGGGGTCGCATGA
- a CDS encoding BREX protein BrxB domain-containing protein — MSRIDVLRKNYQRICSLPWDEHVAGPQRVWMAVYDKEDERKLRFRLGLFKEATEQAGHQWHAIDFTDAFADWLCSPPYSDYAESYFESPTRLGTAPMAAFKKSVASQLTDALRAVEPAENTVVAVYGVASLFGFLRISEILPLFENNIRGRLLVFFPGVYEQDNYRLLDARDGWNYHAVPITSTEGELRR; from the coding sequence ATGAGCAGGATTGATGTCCTCCGCAAAAACTACCAGCGGATATGTAGCCTGCCCTGGGACGAGCATGTCGCAGGACCGCAGCGAGTCTGGATGGCCGTTTACGACAAGGAAGATGAGCGAAAACTTAGGTTCCGACTCGGTCTTTTCAAAGAGGCGACGGAGCAAGCTGGACACCAGTGGCACGCGATTGACTTTACGGATGCTTTCGCGGATTGGCTTTGTAGCCCGCCGTATTCCGACTACGCAGAAAGTTATTTTGAGTCACCAACAAGGCTTGGCACGGCTCCAATGGCGGCGTTCAAGAAGTCGGTTGCCAGTCAATTGACCGATGCCCTGCGAGCGGTCGAGCCAGCCGAGAACACAGTCGTCGCGGTTTATGGAGTCGCGTCCTTGTTCGGGTTCCTCCGCATTTCCGAGATACTACCACTGTTTGAGAACAACATCCGGGGGCGACTGCTGGTCTTCTTTCCCGGCGTGTACGAACAGGACAACTACCGACTACTCGATGCCCGCGACGGTTGGAATTACCACGCGGTTCCAATCACTTCCACCGAAGGGGAATTGCGACGATGA
- the brxC gene encoding BREX system P-loop protein BrxC, producing MKNREIYDEDPRVNTLLNQGVAKVNAPESDPEGKTRWLDTLRFELTKFVCDGQYAEGMTRILSTYLGHLDKAEQPGVWVSGFFGSGKSHLVKMLQHLWIDFEFPDGSKARGLPKNVPTNIKDLLKELSTQAKRMGGLHAAGGTLGAGAGDSVRLEVLSIVFRSVGLPEHFASANFVMWLRHEGLEEAVREQVKNAGRDFDLELANLYVSDVMAKAILAVRPDFANSSAEVKMLLEKQFPEKDDVTIDEMVAKTKQALTRDGKLPCTLIVLDEVQQYIGDSVERGYEIDILQRQFTSKMGASLMVVATGQNALNGTPLLQKLQGDFPVTVELQDTDVEQVTREVVLKKKPSSVETVKKLLEDHSGEIERQLSNTKIASTTRDRQLIVQDYPILPTRRRFWERVLRAVDKAGTGAQLRNQLWIVYDAVLKTADYDLGTVVSGAFIYDSSIKSKMLQSGVLLQEISETIAKQKQEDDGDLRYQLCALIFLVGQLPHEGPADAGIRANPDTLADLLVTDLNVSSAELRKKVPELLEKLVASGAVMQVEDEYRMQTREGAEWNQAFQEARNKLLTDSGKLASERSQLLKTHCSEILKKSKLAHGVSKETRKFALHFGPDAPSTDGGEIPVWIRDGWEVEEKTVLADARTAGDEAAIVYGFIPRSDKAEAIKQSIANYYAAEKTLEIKGTPSSDEGLDAKKSMETRHTQALKHRNDLVFELLDEASVYLAGGEQVNGLLLTSKVEDAAKSCLDRLYPQFHLADSPDWHKAFERAKKGDGDALAAVGHKGDPDAHPVCKAVLDFVGTGKKGTEVRRNFGNPQYGWPQDAIDAALVVLHTGGQLQARIGSELVVKGKLDQKNITTAEFRVETVTLSKVQLIALRGLFKKVGLNTTPNNESIDALKFLNRMVKLAEESGGDAPLPKQPSTAHLTDLSNRVGNDQLMAIHENKSQLEQEIADWQSQRDVILKRLPKWKQLTALLDNSIDLPVAAEVQPDVDAIQENRSLLVDPDPVPGLVSKLTDALREEVNQAHAACTASHEQGLTDLDDSPTWQQLTAEQRYDLLSANSVRQVPNVAIGTTEEILETLRQTKLSEMKALSDALPTRFTKAVNAAAKLLEPKAQHVSLPGGTIKNGDDLKTWLVSAEEAIKAKLKDGPVIV from the coding sequence ATGAAAAACCGAGAGATTTACGATGAAGACCCTCGCGTAAACACGCTGCTCAACCAGGGTGTCGCCAAAGTTAATGCCCCGGAATCAGACCCCGAAGGCAAGACTCGCTGGCTCGACACGCTTCGGTTCGAGTTAACGAAATTCGTCTGCGATGGGCAATACGCGGAGGGAATGACTCGTATTCTCAGCACTTATCTCGGTCATCTGGACAAGGCGGAGCAGCCTGGAGTTTGGGTCAGCGGATTCTTTGGCTCCGGTAAAAGCCATTTGGTGAAGATGCTTCAGCACCTATGGATCGACTTCGAGTTTCCCGATGGCTCCAAGGCTCGCGGGCTGCCAAAGAACGTGCCCACGAATATCAAGGACCTTCTCAAAGAGTTATCGACCCAAGCAAAACGGATGGGTGGATTGCACGCTGCTGGTGGAACTCTTGGAGCAGGAGCCGGTGACAGCGTTCGCTTGGAGGTACTCAGCATCGTCTTTCGGTCGGTGGGACTGCCCGAACACTTCGCTAGTGCTAATTTCGTGATGTGGCTTCGGCATGAAGGTTTGGAAGAGGCCGTCCGCGAACAAGTGAAGAACGCCGGACGAGATTTCGATCTCGAACTGGCGAACTTGTACGTGTCCGATGTGATGGCGAAAGCAATCCTCGCAGTCCGACCCGATTTTGCGAACTCTTCCGCCGAAGTGAAGATGCTGCTGGAAAAGCAGTTCCCTGAAAAGGATGACGTTACCATTGACGAAATGGTCGCCAAGACGAAGCAGGCACTCACCCGCGATGGCAAGCTGCCATGCACGCTCATCGTCCTCGATGAGGTTCAGCAGTATATTGGCGACAGCGTTGAACGAGGTTACGAGATCGACATCCTGCAAAGGCAGTTCACGTCGAAGATGGGGGCCTCGTTGATGGTCGTCGCCACCGGGCAGAACGCCCTGAACGGCACGCCGTTGCTCCAAAAACTCCAAGGTGACTTCCCGGTTACTGTAGAGCTACAAGATACGGACGTGGAACAGGTCACACGGGAGGTCGTCCTGAAGAAGAAACCTTCTTCGGTCGAAACCGTCAAGAAACTACTCGAAGATCACAGTGGCGAAATTGAGCGGCAACTTTCCAACACGAAGATCGCCAGCACGACCCGTGACCGACAGTTGATCGTCCAGGACTATCCAATCCTTCCGACTCGTCGCCGATTTTGGGAAAGGGTACTTCGGGCCGTAGACAAAGCAGGAACGGGTGCCCAACTACGCAATCAACTGTGGATCGTTTACGACGCCGTTCTCAAGACCGCCGACTACGATCTCGGTACCGTTGTGAGTGGAGCGTTCATTTATGATTCGTCAATCAAAAGCAAGATGCTGCAATCAGGCGTTCTGCTACAAGAAATATCCGAGACGATTGCCAAGCAGAAGCAGGAAGATGACGGCGACCTGCGGTATCAACTTTGTGCATTGATCTTCCTGGTTGGCCAACTTCCGCACGAAGGCCCTGCCGATGCTGGAATTCGAGCGAACCCCGACACCCTTGCAGACTTGTTGGTCACGGACCTGAACGTCAGCAGTGCCGAACTTCGCAAGAAAGTTCCAGAACTCCTGGAGAAGCTCGTCGCGTCCGGTGCAGTGATGCAGGTGGAAGACGAATATCGGATGCAAACCCGTGAAGGTGCAGAGTGGAACCAAGCCTTCCAGGAAGCTCGCAACAAACTGCTGACAGACTCAGGAAAATTGGCGAGCGAGCGATCCCAACTTCTCAAGACGCATTGCAGCGAGATTCTCAAGAAATCGAAACTCGCCCACGGTGTCAGCAAGGAAACTCGCAAGTTCGCATTGCACTTTGGTCCCGACGCTCCTTCCACCGATGGAGGCGAGATTCCCGTTTGGATTCGTGATGGTTGGGAAGTCGAAGAGAAGACCGTCCTCGCCGATGCTCGTACTGCCGGTGACGAAGCTGCAATCGTTTATGGATTTATTCCGCGTAGCGACAAAGCCGAAGCGATTAAGCAGTCGATTGCCAATTATTACGCGGCTGAAAAGACGTTGGAGATCAAGGGAACGCCAAGCAGTGATGAAGGCTTGGACGCGAAGAAGTCGATGGAGACGCGGCATACTCAAGCCCTCAAGCATCGTAATGACCTGGTTTTCGAGTTGCTCGATGAAGCCTCCGTGTACTTGGCAGGCGGAGAGCAAGTCAACGGACTTTTGCTTACCTCAAAGGTTGAGGATGCAGCGAAGTCGTGTTTAGATCGCCTCTATCCACAATTTCACCTTGCGGACTCTCCCGATTGGCACAAAGCATTTGAGCGTGCCAAGAAGGGTGATGGCGATGCCTTGGCGGCTGTGGGTCATAAAGGTGATCCCGATGCTCACCCCGTTTGCAAGGCGGTTCTCGATTTTGTCGGGACCGGCAAAAAGGGAACCGAAGTGCGGCGGAACTTTGGCAATCCACAATATGGTTGGCCCCAGGACGCCATCGACGCCGCACTGGTTGTCCTTCACACCGGGGGGCAGTTGCAGGCACGCATCGGAAGTGAGCTTGTCGTCAAAGGCAAGCTCGACCAGAAGAATATCACGACCGCTGAGTTCCGCGTTGAAACTGTGACGTTGTCCAAAGTGCAGTTAATTGCACTTCGCGGCCTCTTCAAGAAGGTTGGCCTCAACACGACGCCCAACAACGAATCAATTGATGCTCTCAAGTTTCTGAACAGGATGGTCAAGCTGGCAGAAGAGTCTGGTGGAGACGCCCCGCTTCCCAAGCAACCAAGCACTGCCCACTTGACCGACCTAAGCAATCGAGTCGGCAATGACCAGTTGATGGCGATCCACGAAAACAAGAGTCAATTGGAGCAAGAGATTGCGGACTGGCAGTCTCAACGTGACGTGATTCTCAAGCGTCTACCGAAGTGGAAACAACTGACGGCGTTGCTCGACAATTCCATTGATCTGCCAGTGGCCGCAGAAGTCCAACCCGATGTTGACGCAATCCAAGAGAACCGCAGCCTTCTGGTTGATCCCGATCCTGTACCTGGCCTTGTCTCAAAGCTGACTGACGCGTTGCGAGAAGAAGTCAACCAAGCTCATGCGGCTTGTACTGCGAGCCATGAACAAGGTCTTACCGACCTGGACGATTCTCCTACTTGGCAGCAGCTAACTGCTGAGCAACGGTACGACCTGTTGTCTGCGAACAGTGTCAGGCAAGTGCCCAACGTCGCCATTGGTACAACGGAAGAGATTTTGGAGACGCTTCGGCAAACGAAGCTCAGTGAAATGAAGGCACTCAGCGATGCTTTGCCAACTCGATTCACCAAGGCCGTTAATGCCGCTGCGAAACTGCTGGAACCCAAGGCACAGCATGTGTCGTTGCCGGGTGGCACGATCAAGAATGGCGACGATTTGAAAACATGGCTGGTCTCTGCGGAAGAGGCAATAAAAGCGAAACTGAAAGATGGTCCGGTCATTGTTTGA
- a CDS encoding helix-turn-helix domain-containing protein, with protein MRFGNRVRELRQMRGLTQQKLAERLSVSLSYVSKVENERLNAGEYPSEKFVHRLADVLECDEDELLLLTDRVPKKIRQRIQQKPEVFRRIAAMDDRSIDALLNSLKRTRPEANRK; from the coding sequence ATGCGATTCGGCAATCGGGTTCGTGAACTTCGGCAGATGCGTGGATTGACGCAACAAAAATTGGCGGAACGGCTGTCGGTTAGCCTCTCTTACGTGTCAAAAGTTGAGAACGAACGATTGAACGCGGGGGAATATCCGAGTGAGAAGTTCGTCCACCGACTCGCGGACGTACTTGAATGCGACGAAGACGAGTTGCTTTTGTTGACGGACAGAGTCCCCAAGAAGATTCGTCAGCGAATCCAACAAAAACCAGAAGTCTTCCGCCGCATTGCGGCGATGGACGACCGCTCCATCGATGCGTTGCTAAATTCACTTAAACGAACGAGGCCTGAAGCGAATCGCAAATAG
- a CDS encoding BrxA family protein, with amino-acid sequence MDGVQSYFPLALGFRNGASSVHTSRTMMFEELSIVMEKVNPNAGADVYGAAIVDDNILGKPTQTTRQRSAKRLSELYATDPSCTVFRLLRHFWNADSAGRPMLAFLVAVARDPLLRDMTPTILLEPSGQDVNAREIAVWLREKFPGRYRDTTLKSTSQNLASTWTQAGILTGKIKKQRARPVVTPVVAAFAVLLGYLCGLRGKMLLDSLWTRMLDRPSSDVTDLVAEASRQGWLNYKAAGSVVEITFPGLLRSQEERAAYEQD; translated from the coding sequence GTGGACGGAGTTCAAAGCTATTTCCCTCTAGCCCTTGGTTTTCGTAATGGAGCATCCAGCGTCCATACCAGCCGGACGATGATGTTCGAAGAACTGTCCATCGTGATGGAGAAAGTTAATCCAAACGCCGGGGCCGACGTTTATGGGGCAGCCATTGTTGATGACAACATCCTCGGAAAGCCGACTCAAACCACACGTCAGCGTTCCGCCAAGCGGCTCTCCGAACTCTACGCAACCGATCCGTCTTGCACGGTATTTCGACTGCTCCGTCACTTCTGGAATGCGGATAGTGCTGGACGCCCAATGCTTGCCTTTCTAGTTGCCGTGGCACGGGACCCGCTACTCCGCGACATGACTCCCACAATTCTTCTGGAGCCATCAGGCCAGGATGTCAACGCTCGCGAGATCGCCGTTTGGCTTCGCGAGAAGTTTCCAGGCCGGTATCGTGACACCACACTCAAGTCCACGTCCCAAAACCTCGCCTCAACCTGGACACAAGCGGGCATCCTCACCGGCAAGATCAAGAAGCAGCGGGCACGGCCTGTGGTCACTCCTGTCGTTGCGGCATTCGCAGTGCTGCTCGGTTATCTTTGTGGTCTCCGGGGAAAGATGCTCCTGGACTCCCTATGGACACGGATGCTGGATCGCCCTTCATCGGACGTTACTGATTTGGTGGCTGAAGCATCGCGACAAGGCTGGTTGAACTACAAGGCGGCTGGCAGCGTCGTGGAAATCACTTTCCCCGGCCTCCTGAGATCGCAAGAGGAAAGGGCCGCATATGAGCAGGATTGA
- a CDS encoding ATP-dependent nuclease: MISCVRISNFRCLREVEVVLTPSTVLIGENNAGKTSFLDAIYAVVGSGPRHLSEDDVYLAASELKPPIERSITVDLLIIPADEHGVRIDVFPEGSPWLQLWGNGIVQDDEDRDFVAIRMTMSWDQIKGDYFTQRRFLKEWKESLAEMLEAEVAQQITQVTAAQTAPLSMYFLDAKRDAAEEMKTRGSVWNRLVSNHGLSNEDVETIEKQLNAINELLVNKSGVLSHVQEHLHRVSDVVNCNEEDISVNPVARRLRDLSRGMDVVLATKGAPQFPLSRHGMGTRSLTSVLLFRAYMSWRQKQQATDALHPFVAVEEPEAHLHPQAQRSLFQLLVNLPGQKLISTHSPYVCSQADIQSFVHFFKHGHETKVSRFYRPGDTTLSKDDLRAINRRVMNTRGDLLFSRCVVFFEGETEEQALPRFAELYWKRHPNEVGISFISVGGAGNYLPFLRLVTSFNIPWVIFSDGEPNAIRDLNVALKKSGHPQCDANDRCVILPSGMCFEQYLTTPKSLPALRELVFQVIVETTGMTHQTAISKLRDTCERKTEAEILTEMSNSKTAYGARVADAFKNIELPEEQIPAMLKAAFDLALPIAAKLDGELE; encoded by the coding sequence ATGATATCGTGCGTTCGTATTTCGAACTTTCGGTGCCTCCGTGAAGTTGAAGTAGTGCTGACGCCGTCCACCGTTTTGATTGGCGAAAACAACGCCGGTAAGACCAGTTTTCTCGACGCAATCTACGCGGTTGTGGGTAGCGGCCCACGACATCTGAGCGAGGATGATGTCTATCTTGCTGCCAGCGAGTTGAAGCCACCAATCGAACGAAGCATAACGGTTGACCTTCTCATCATTCCCGCTGATGAACACGGTGTTCGCATCGATGTGTTCCCTGAGGGTAGCCCTTGGCTTCAACTCTGGGGGAATGGAATCGTCCAAGACGACGAGGATCGCGATTTTGTCGCGATTCGAATGACAATGTCCTGGGATCAAATCAAAGGCGATTACTTCACTCAACGGCGTTTTTTAAAAGAGTGGAAAGAGTCGCTCGCCGAGATGCTTGAAGCGGAAGTTGCACAACAGATTACTCAAGTAACCGCCGCTCAAACTGCTCCGTTGTCAATGTACTTTCTCGATGCCAAACGCGATGCAGCCGAGGAAATGAAGACGCGTGGATCAGTATGGAATCGCTTGGTTTCAAACCACGGACTATCTAATGAAGACGTTGAAACCATTGAGAAACAACTGAATGCGATCAACGAATTATTGGTGAATAAGAGCGGCGTGCTTTCGCACGTTCAAGAGCACCTTCATCGAGTGAGTGACGTTGTCAACTGCAATGAAGAAGACATATCGGTAAATCCGGTCGCTCGGCGACTGAGAGATTTGAGCCGAGGAATGGATGTCGTTTTGGCGACGAAGGGAGCACCGCAATTTCCATTATCACGACACGGGATGGGAACGAGAAGCCTTACCAGTGTTCTGCTCTTTCGGGCGTACATGTCCTGGCGGCAAAAGCAACAGGCTACCGACGCATTGCACCCATTCGTCGCAGTGGAAGAACCCGAAGCCCACCTTCACCCGCAAGCCCAAAGGTCGTTGTTTCAACTTCTCGTTAATCTTCCTGGGCAAAAACTGATTAGCACTCACTCGCCATACGTTTGCTCTCAAGCTGATATTCAGTCCTTCGTCCACTTTTTTAAGCATGGGCACGAAACAAAAGTGTCACGGTTTTATCGACCGGGCGACACTACGCTCAGCAAGGATGACTTGAGGGCTATCAATCGTCGTGTCATGAACACTCGCGGAGACCTATTATTTAGTCGGTGCGTTGTATTTTTTGAAGGTGAGACCGAGGAACAGGCACTTCCTCGATTTGCCGAACTGTATTGGAAAAGACATCCAAACGAGGTTGGTATTTCCTTCATATCGGTCGGCGGAGCCGGTAACTATTTGCCGTTTCTTCGACTTGTTACAAGCTTCAATATTCCCTGGGTAATCTTTTCTGATGGGGAACCAAATGCGATCAGGGATTTGAATGTTGCTCTCAAGAAATCTGGACATCCACAGTGTGACGCGAATGATCGTTGCGTGATATTGCCAAGTGGAATGTGTTTTGAGCAATATCTAACGACTCCAAAGTCATTGCCCGCACTACGTGAACTGGTTTTTCAAGTTATCGTCGAGACAACTGGGATGACGCACCAAACGGCAATCTCAAAACTCCGCGACACCTGCGAAAGAAAAACCGAAGCAGAAATTCTTACTGAAATGAGTAACAGTAAGACCGCCTATGGTGCTCGTGTTGCAGACGCGTTCAAAAATATTGAGCTTCCAGAGGAGCAAATTCCGGCCATGCTAAAAGCGGCATTCGATTTAGCATTGCCGATTGCCGCGAAGCTCGACGGAGAACTGGAATAG